A single window of Solanum dulcamara chromosome 5, daSolDulc1.2, whole genome shotgun sequence DNA harbors:
- the LOC129890619 gene encoding uncharacterized protein LOC129890619, whose product MIHVTNEGSKTDLKVDSYGRFLYFFVFYGAWINGFAYTRKVLAVDGTHLFGKYGGVLLSAVALDTENHIFPLAFCIVNSKAKAYQRDEFNDHFQQIKNLDISVAKYLEDVGFHRWSRAHFPGNRYDVMTTNIAESINSMFLAEREFPITALFNSINRRFAQKFHERRMMLANTSTICAPSVERKIRENVTIGNTLLAHQISFHTFSIIGHGSVAMVDLNNRTCSCREFDLNKIHCPHAIAAIRIQFGDDYGLRIYDFVSPYYSVWSYKHAYEKLIHPVLSEEFWELPPELLESKIPCPYVVRKLGQKKRKCAPSVLERGSKKKKNKCSICKRVGHKRTTCSLRVRQNEGTSSSVAS is encoded by the exons ATGATTCATGTTACAAATGAAGGAAGCAAGACAGATTTGAAGGTTGATTCTTATGGCAGGTTCTTGTATTTTTTTGTATTCTATGGAGCTTGGATAAATGGATTTGCTTATACAAGAAAAGTCCTAGCTGTTGATGGAACACATTTGTTTGGAAAGTATGGCGGAGTGTTGTTGTCTGCTGTGGCGTTGGATACCGAAAATCACATATTTCCCTTGGCATTTTGTATTGTAAATTCGAAGG cgaaAGCATATCAGAGGGACGAGTTTAATGATCATTTTCAACAAATCAAAAATTTGGATATTAGTGTCGCCAAATATCTTGAGGATGTTGGTTTCCACAGATGGAGTAGAGCACACTTCCCTGGCAACAG GTATGATGTAATGACCACCAACATTGCTGAGTCAATTAATTCGATGTTCTTGGCAGAAAGAGAATTCCCAATCACTGCTCTATTCAattctataaataggaggttTGCTCAAAAATTTCATGAGAGGCGTATGATGTTGGCCAACACATCAACCATATGTGCCCCTTctgttgaaagaaaaataagagaaaatgtaACTATAGGCAATACACTATTGGCCCATCAAATAAGCTTCCACACTTTTAGCATCATTGGTCATGGTTCAGTGGCTATGGTTGATCTAAACAATAGAACATGTTCTTGTAGAGAGTTTGATTTGAACAAAATACATTGTCCACATGCTATTGCAGCGATAAGAATCCAGTTCGGGGATGATTATGGATTAAGAATTTATGATTTTGTTTCTCCATATTATTCAGTATGGTCATACaaacatgcatatgaaaaattaattcatcCAGTGTTATCTGAAGAATTTTGGGAGCTTCCTCCAGAGCTTTTGGAGAGTAAAATACCTTGTCCATATGTGGTGCGCAAATTgggccaaaagaagagaaaatgtgCACCTTCAGTCTTGGAGCGGGgttcaaagaagaagaaaaataaatgctCCATATGCAAAAGAGTTGGTCACAAAAGAACTACGTGTAGTCTCAGAGTGAGACAAAATGAAGGAACAAGCAGTAGTGTAGCTTCTTAA
- the LOC129889245 gene encoding protein REVERSION-TO-ETHYLENE SENSITIVITY1, which yields MLSGGLSLMDIEPAYKMESIRTVQDIQHEFWPLDEINPENAKFPCCLVWTPLPVVSWLAPFIGHVGICTEDGSAVAFSGSNFINVDDFAFGSVAKYLQLDRKKCCFPRNLAAHTCKHCYKHTEFGSAITWDDAIQSSVRHFEHKSYNLFTCNSYSFLANCLNRLCYGGSMDWNMINVGALLLFKGHWVDNISILRSFSPFMLVVCFGIFMVGWPFLVALLAFSLLLLAWFIFATYCLKNVLDS from the exons ATGCTATCAGGAGGACTTTCTTTAATGGATATTGAACCTGCCTACAAAATGGAGAGCATAAGAACAGTCCAAGATATTCAGCATGAATTTTGGCCTCTTGATGAAATAAATCCAGAGAATGCTAAGTTCCCCTGTTGTTTAGTTTGGACTCCTCTACCAGTAGTCTCATGGTTGGCACCTTTCATTGGACATGTAGGAATATGCACAGAGGACGGTTCTGCCGTGGCCTTTTCTGGTTCCAACTTTATTAATGTTGATGATTTTGCGTTTGGTTCTGTGGCCAAATACCTTCAATTAGACAGAAAAAAG TGCTGCTTTCCGCGAAACCTTGCTGCGCACACATGCAAGCATTGCTATAAACACACAGAGTTTGGGTCTGCAATTACTTGGGATGATGCCATCCAATCAAGTGTTCGTCATTTTGAGCACAAATCGTACAATTTATTCACGTGCAACAGCTATTCTTTTCTTGCGAATTGCCTGAACAGGCTCTGCTATGGTGGATCAATGGATTGGAACATGATCAATGTTGGGGCTCTTTTATTGTTCAAAGGACATTGGGTCGACAACATCTCAATCTTGAGATCATTTTCACCTTTTATGCTAGTTGTATGCTTTGGCATTTTCATGGTGGGATGGCCTTTTTTGGTAGCATTATTGGCTTTCTCCCTTCTTCTTTTAGCATGGTTTATTTTTGCTACTTACTGTCTCAAAAATGTGTTGGATTCCTAG